The following coding sequences lie in one Gadus morhua chromosome 20, gadMor3.0, whole genome shotgun sequence genomic window:
- the LOC115533160 gene encoding tubulin alpha chain-like, with translation MRECISIHVGQAGTQIGNACWELYCLEHGIQPDGQVPNGKTIGSADDSFNTFFSETAAGKHVPRAIFVDLEPTVIDEVRTGTYRQLFHPEQLITGKEDAANNYARGHYTIGKEIIDIVLDRTRKLADQCTGLQGFLIFHSFGGGTGSGFTSLLMERLSVDYGKKSKLEFAIYPAPQVSTAVVEPYNSILTTHTTLEHSDCAFMVDNEAIFDICRRNLDIERPSYTNLNRLIGQIVSSITASLRFDGALNVDLTEFQTNLVPYPRIHFPLATYAPVISSEKAYHEQLSVSEITNACFEPANQMVKCDPRHGKYMACCLLYRGDVVPKDVNSAIAAIKTKRSIQFVDWCPTGFKVGINYQPPTVVPGGDLAKVQRAVCMLSNTTAIAEAWARLDHKFDLMYAKRAFVHWYVGEGMEEGEFSEAREDMAALEKDYEEVGTDSIEEDEGDEF, from the exons ATG cGTGAGTGCATATCCATCCACGTGGGCCAAGCTGGGACACAAATTGGCAATGCCTGCTGGGAGCTGTACTGCCTGGAGCACGGCATCCAGCCCGACGGCCAGGTTCCCAACGGCAAGACCATCGGTTCAGCAGACGACTCCTTCAACACCTTCTTCAGCGAGACGGCGGCCGGGAAGCACGTCCCTAGGGCCATCTTTGTGGACCTGGAGCCCACCGTGATTG ATGAGGTGCGTACAGGAACCTACCGCCAGCTCTTCCACCCCGAGCAGCTTATCACTGGGAAAGAGGACGCAGCCAACAACTATGCCCGCGGCCACTACACCATCGGCAAGGAGATCATCGACATTGTGCTGGACAGGACTCGCAAACTG GCCGATCAGTGCACTGGCCTCCAGGGCTTCCTGATCTTCCACTCCTTCGGTGGAGGCACAGGCTCTGGCTTCACCTCCCTGCTGATGGAGCGTCTTTCTGTTGATTACGGAAAGAAATCCAAGCTTGAGTTTGCCATCTACCCAGCGCCCCAGGTGTCCACAGCTGTAGTCGAGCCCTACAACTCCATCTTGACCACCCACACCACCCTGGAACACTCGGACTGTGCCTTCATGGTGGACAATGAAGCCATCTTTGACATCTGCCGCAGGAACCTCGACATCGAACGTCCATCCTACACCAACCTCAACAGGCTCATTGGTCAGATCGTGTCCTCAATCACCGCCTCACTTCGCTTTGATGGTGCCCTGAACGTCGACCTGACAGAGTTCCAGACCAACTTGGTGCCCTACCCTCGTATCCACTTCCCATTGGCCACCTATGCTCCAGTCATCTCCTCGGAGAAGGCCTACCACGAGCAGCTCTCTGTGTCAGAGATCACCAATGCCTGCTTTGAGCCAGCCAACCAGATGGTGAAATGTGATCCTCGTCATGGTAAATACATGGCCTGCTGTCTGCTGTACCGAGGTGACGTGGTGCCTAAAGACGTCAACTCCGCCATCGCTGCCATCAAGACCAAGAGATCCATCCAGTTTGTGGACTGGTGTCCCACAGGCTTCAAGGTTGGCATCAACTACCAACCACCAACTGTGGTTCCAGGAGGAGATCTGGCCAAGGTCCAGAGGGCCGTGTGCATGCTGAGCAACACCACTGCTATTGCTGAAGCCTGGGCTCGTCTTGACCACAAGTTTGACCTGATGTACGCCAAGAGGGCCTTTGTCCACTGGTATGTTGGGGAGGGCATGGAGGAAGGAGAGTTCTCAGAGGCCAGAGAAGACATGGCCGCTCTGGAGAAAGATTATGAAGAGGTTGGCACTGACAGCATTGAGGAAGATGAGGGAGATGAGTTCTGA